A single region of the Oncorhynchus keta strain PuntledgeMale-10-30-2019 chromosome 37, Oket_V2, whole genome shotgun sequence genome encodes:
- the LOC118376580 gene encoding probable ribonuclease ZC3H12C, producing PGEEEEEACEGSCSLSTPGGKEGEVVGEESAGFDSDPEPARKSTGSNPAGGVSVSELDGVPVPNTHQPLCRTPCVDLGCEGPPDPPSGEPSSGEALREYQSKLEFALKLGYAEELVRLVLAKLGPYTLINDILGELVKLGRKFETNQQLTGSTASQPTPSSSCSSSSTCGYVEAVEAQQGRTDCPYQTDLLLGDKDNLRPVVLDGSNVAMSHGNKEVFSCYGIQLAVDWFLERGHRDITVFVPSWKKEQSRPDALITDQDILRRLEKDKILVFTPSRRVQGRRVVCYDDRFIVKLAYESDGIIVSNDNYRDLASEKPEWKKLIDERLLMYSFVNDKFMPPDDPLGRHGPSLENFLRKRPIMPEHKKQPCPYGKKCTYGQKCKYYHPERSAQCQRSVADELRASAKTSATSTSAKGQSGEAGLVKSHSVPNNVAMGTKRGSAPKRQCDPSIRALSYGEAEDKLRHAEKCNSLSSSSGSSCCSGSITLSPAPGGPPSSALSDPQEQPPSLGRDTPYMTLPHPHPDPYSSSCDPPDLSYYSVTPAHSGLAAQRNPESRFPLDTDLRLLGSSDCVSSGCDSYGERASCLCCPGPLLDKYTHHQHHQHNRLYSQHSAPLLEPHHPSPHTSVLYGYHQSLARGHSFPHDEPPDPHLKRPLYPLPPPLQHQAVGARSSCPGDYPSVSQSGPYSAGSPLGRCLANTRLETLSDSRLYERSPPPPRKAFSWDPYCSQPPQSCYETYQSLPETHDVGWGHTSPWGHTSPWGQTTHSYHPSHQPYSSQPPHPPYPPHPSHPSMPLHHMHQEPPTLSRYGEVRGKVYLNLCNIFPSELVGRVMGRNPHVTDAQQLAAAILAEKSQSGY from the exons CCGggcgaggaggaggaagaggcctGCGAGGGCAGTTGCAGCTTGTCCACGCctggggggaaggagggggaggtggtgggggaggagagCGCTGGGTTCGACAGTGACCCGGAGCCAGCCCGAAAGAGCACCGGTTCTAACCCGGCTGGAGGAGTGTCCGTATCTGAGCTAGATGGTGTGCCTGTTCCCAACACCCACCAACCTCTATGCAGGACTCCCTGTGTGGACCTGGGGTGCGAGGGGCCTCCTGACCCTCCGTCAGGGGAGCCTTCATCCGGGGAAGCCCTGAGGGAGTACCAGTCCAAGCTGGAGTTTGCTCTGAAGCTGGGCTACGCAGAGGAGCTGGTGCGGCTGGTGCTGGCCAAGCTGGGGCCGTACACGCTCATCAACGACATACTGGGAGAGCTGGTCAAACTGGGCCGTAAGTTCGAGACAAACCAACAGCTGACTGGGTCCACGGCTTCACAGCCCACCCCCtcatcctcctgctcctcctcttctacctgtGGGTATGTGGAGGCAGTGGAGGCGCAGCAGGGGAGGACAGACTGCCCCTATCAGACAGACCTCCTCCTGGGGGACAAGGATAACCTGCGGCCCGTCGTCCTGGACGGTAGCAACGTGGCAATGAG CCATGGCAATAAGGAGGTGTTCTCCTGCTACGGTATCCAGCTGGCTGTTGATTGGTTTCTGGAGCGAGGTCACCGTGACATCACTGTGTTTGTGCCTTCCTGGAAGAAAGAGCAGTCCCGCCCTGACGCCCTCatcacag accagGATATTTTACGTCGTCTGGAGAAGGACAAGATCTTGGTGTTCACTCCGTCTCGTCGAGTCCAGGGTCGCCGGGTGGTCTGCTATGACGACCGTTTCATTGTCAAGCTGGCCTACGAGTCCGACGGCATCATCGTCTCCAACGACAACTACCGCGACCTGGCCAGTGAGAAGCCAGAGTGGAAGAAGTTAATTGACGAGCGGCTGCTCATGTACTCGTTTGTCAACGACAA gttCATGCCTCCTGATGACCCTCTAGGTCGTCATGGTCCCAGTCTGGAGAACTTCCTGAGGAAACGTCCCATCATGCCAGAGCACAAGAAGCAGCCCTGTCCTTACG GCAAGAAGTGCACTTACGGCCAGAAGTGTAAGTACTACCACCCGGAGAGGAGTGCCCAGTGCCAGCGCTCGGTGGCAGACGAGCTGCGTGCCAGCGCCAAGACCTCTGCCACCTCTACTAGCGCCAAGGGCCAGTCTGGCGAGGCCGGGCTGGTGAAGAGCCACAGCGTGCCCAACAATGTAGCGATGGGCACCAAGAGAGGTTCTGCCCCCAAAAGGCAGTGTGACCCCAGCATCCGGGCGCTGTCCTACGGCGAGGCAGAGGACAAGCTGAGACACGCTGAGAAATGCAACAGCCTCAGTAGTAGTAGTGGGAGTAGTTGTTGTAGTGGGAGTATTACTCTGTCCCCTGCCCCTGGAGGACCCCCCTCCTCTGCCCTCAGCGACCCCCAGGAACAGCCACCGAGCCTGGGCAGGGACACACCCTACATGACCCTGCCGCACCCCCACCCTGACCCCTACTCCTCCAGCTGTGACCCTCCAGATCTGAGCTACTACTCAGTGACGCCGGCCCACTCTGGCCTGGCAGCACAGAGGAATCCGGAGTCCCGCTTCCCGCTGGACACCGACCTGCGTCTGCTGGGCTCGTCAGACTGTGTCAGCAGCGGATGTGACTCGTACGGAGAGCGAGCCTCCTGTCTGTGCTGCCCAGGCCCTCTGCTGGACAAATACACCCACCATCAGCACCATCAACACAACCGCCTGTACTCTCAACACTCTGCCCCCCTGCTCGAGCCACaccacccctccccccacacctctGTCCTCTATGGCTATCACCAGAGCCTGGCACGGGGCCACAGCTTCCCCCATGACGAGCCCCCTGACCCCCACCTGAAGCGTCCTCTgtaccccctcccccctcccctccagcaccaggccGTAGGCGCCCGCTCCAGCTGCCCTGGAGACTACCCCTCTGTGTCCCAGTCCGGCCCCTACTCTGCTGGCTCCCCTCTGGGCCGCTGCCTGGCCAACACGCGGCTAGAGACCCTGTCAGACTCCCGGCTGTACGAACGCTCTCCGCCGCCCCCCAGGAAAGCCTTCTCCTGGGATCCCTACTGCAGCCAACCCCCTCAGTCCTGCTATGAGACCTACCAGAGTCTACCAGAGACCCACGATGTAGGCTGGGGACACACATCTCCATGGGGACACACATCTCCATGGGGACAGACCACACACTCTTACCACCCCTCTCATCAACCCTACTCCTCTCAGCCCCCTCACCCACCCTACCCCCCTCACCCATCCCACCCGTCCATGCCCCTCCACCACATGCACCAGGAGCCCCCCACCCTGAGCCGGTACGGGGAGGTGCGGGGTAAGGTCTATCTCAACCTGTGTAACATCTTCCCCTCTGAGCTGGTGGGCCGGGTTATGGGGAGGAACCCCCATGTGACGGACGCCCAGCAGCTAGCTGCCGCCATCTTGGCTGAGAAGTCCCAGTCTGGCTACTGA